GGATATACCATTGTGGTGATCTCTGCGGAGGAGGGGGCGAGGGGCCTCAAATCGCTCAGGCCCCCGGCCTCCTAGCCAGCTTCCTCTTGCGCTTGAACCTCCTGACTATGTCGGGTATGCCTCTAGAAGCCCTTAAACCCCTAGATTTCTTACCGGCGCTCGTGAGGCCCCTGAATACCCTCCTCTTGTTGGCGGGGTTGAGTATCCAGTTGATCCTAGGGTCGGCCTTTATGACTGGGTGGTGGGGATCCACCATTATCACCTCGTACCAATAGTACTTGCCGTCCTCGGCGACGTAGTAAGAGTTGAGGACCTCCAAGTTGGGGAACTTCCTCGCAGCCCTCTCCTCAGCTATCCACCTTATGCTCTTACCGGGGGTCAGTTTGAGGATACCTAGTCCCGCGGGCTTCCTGCCGGATCTCGGCCTTCCCTTCCTCCTACCGCCCTTCCTGACCCTGACTCTCACCACTACGAATCCCTGTTTGGCCCTGTACCCTAGAGCCCTTGCCCTGTCTATTCTGGTGGGCCTCTCCACTCTAACTATCGCTGGCTCCCTCCTCCACCGTATCAGCCTATCCTTCCAGAGCTTGACTAAGTCCGGATCCTCCTTGCGTCTCCTCCAGACCAGTTTCTCCATGTACCTTCCTGCGACTACCAAGTTTACA
This genomic window from Thermoproteota archaeon contains:
- a CDS encoding 50S ribosomal protein L15e: MEKLVWRRRKEDPDLVKLWKDRLIRWRREPAIVRVERPTRIDRARALGYRAKQGFVVVRVRVRKGGRRKGRPRSGRKPAGLGILKLTPGKSIRWIAEERAARKFPNLEVLNSYYVAEDGKYYWYEVIMVDPHHPVIKADPRINWILNPANKRRVFRGLTSAGKKSRGLRASRGIPDIVRRFKRKRKLARRPGA